One Succinivibrio dextrinosolvens DNA window includes the following coding sequences:
- the argH gene encoding argininosuccinate lyase, which produces MALWGGRFTQGPDQRFKDYNDSLKFDYRLALEDIEGSIAWADAIYSAGVLTEQENKDLKKALEELYTEVSENLDEIAKCDDEDIHSYVERRLIEKVGNLGKKLHTGRSRNDQVAVDLKLWCMKACDHVLSSIDKLQKQLLKVAENNQGSIFPGYTHLQRAQPVTFTHWILAYIQMFERDYLRLLNAKELLSTCPLGSAALAGTAYNIDRDALAQALGFKCATRNSLDGVSDRDHVMELLSCASISMVHLSRLAEDLIIYNSGEAKFVELSDKVTSGSSLMPQKKNPDALELIRGKCGRVVGALTGMLITTKALPLAYDKDLQEDKERLFDAIDTWIDSLDMAALVFEGIKLNKQNAIDAAKGGYSNATELADYLVSKNVPFREAHSIVGRIVLYAISKDKALEDLSVAEFKEYSDVISDDVYPCLQLENILAKRDIIGGVAPAQSALEIKRMKEYLENR; this is translated from the coding sequence ATGGCTTTATGGGGCGGAAGATTTACCCAGGGACCTGATCAGAGATTCAAGGATTACAACGATTCTCTGAAATTTGACTACAGACTTGCTCTTGAGGATATTGAGGGTTCAATTGCATGGGCTGATGCAATTTACAGTGCTGGTGTTCTTACTGAGCAGGAAAACAAAGACCTTAAAAAGGCTTTAGAGGAACTGTACACAGAAGTCAGCGAGAATCTTGATGAGATTGCCAAGTGTGATGATGAGGATATTCATTCCTATGTTGAGCGTCGTCTGATTGAAAAAGTTGGCAATCTAGGTAAGAAACTGCATACCGGCAGAAGCCGTAATGATCAGGTAGCAGTTGATTTAAAACTGTGGTGCATGAAAGCCTGTGATCATGTTCTGTCATCAATTGACAAGCTTCAGAAACAGTTATTAAAGGTTGCAGAGAATAATCAGGGCAGTATCTTCCCTGGTTATACACATCTGCAGAGAGCTCAGCCTGTTACCTTTACTCACTGGATTTTAGCCTACATCCAGATGTTTGAAAGAGATTATCTGAGACTTTTAAATGCCAAGGAGCTTCTGTCAACCTGTCCATTAGGTTCAGCTGCTCTTGCCGGCACTGCCTATAATATTGACAGAGATGCCCTGGCTCAGGCTTTAGGCTTTAAGTGTGCTACCAGAAACAGTCTGGATGGTGTATCAGACAGAGATCATGTAATGGAGCTTCTATCCTGTGCAAGCATTTCCATGGTTCATCTTTCAAGACTGGCAGAGGATCTGATTATTTACAATTCAGGTGAAGCCAAGTTTGTTGAGCTGTCTGACAAGGTAACCTCAGGTTCATCTCTAATGCCACAGAAGAAGAATCCTGATGCTCTTGAACTTATCCGCGGCAAGTGCGGTAGAGTGGTTGGTGCCCTGACCGGTATGCTGATTACCACCAAGGCATTGCCTTTAGCCTATGATAAGGATCTTCAGGAGGATAAGGAGCGTCTGTTTGATGCTATTGATACCTGGATTGACAGTCTGGATATGGCAGCCTTAGTCTTTGAAGGCATCAAGCTTAACAAGCAGAATGCTATTGATGCAGCCAAGGGAGGCTATTCAAACGCAACTGAGCTGGCTGACTACCTGGTATCAAAGAATGTTCCTTTCCGTGAGGCTCACTCTATTGTCGGCAGAATTGTACTGTATGCAATTTCCAAGGACAAAGCTCTGGAAGATTTAAGCGTAGCAGAGTTCAAGGAATACTCAGATGTAATCTCTGATGATGTTTATCCTTGTCTGCAGCTTGAGAACATCCTGGCCAAGAGAGATATCATCGGTGGTGTTGCTCCTGCTCAGAGCGCTTTGGAAATCAAGAGAATGAAGGAATATCTTGAGAACAGATAA
- the rpmG gene encoding 50S ribosomal protein L33, with amino-acid sequence MAKKGGREKIRLNSTAGTGHFYTTDKNRRTTPGKMEMMKYDPVVRQHVLYKEGKIK; translated from the coding sequence ATGGCTAAAAAAGGCGGTCGTGAGAAGATCCGTTTAAATTCAACTGCAGGTACTGGTCACTTTTATACTACTGACAAGAACCGTCGTACCACCCCAGGTAAGATGGAAATGATGAAGTATGATCCAGTTGTTCGTCAGCATGTTTTATACAAGGAAGGCAAGATTAAATAA
- a CDS encoding galactose ABC transporter substrate-binding protein, producing MKFKVSHLSILAVLLTGISSNVNAVEQNKLDVFYYSLSDQYISSFKEQLDSVAKEQNLTLETYDANNDAGTQELQIASTLSNHQTKIINLVQPVITDEVIENCKKEDSRLVFFNRQPDLNMLDGFAKAWYVEGDSMQAGQLQAEMVDNYIKKHPEVDRNKDGRISTILLTGPQDHQATYLRTTTVINELSGKYNNIDIKAKLNGEFDSFKARGELENFIIHNGVDQVELIICNNDAMALGALSVINNEGFNTGDKTKNYIPVFGIDAIEPALKAIEENKLEGTLVNDTKEQVKVILKLATSKETDNKKLEKELKLKISKNGTVYVPYTRVIKKN from the coding sequence ATGAAATTTAAAGTATCACATTTAAGTATTCTTGCCGTGCTTTTAACCGGTATTTCCAGTAACGTTAACGCTGTTGAACAGAATAAACTGGATGTCTTTTACTACAGCCTGTCCGACCAGTATATTTCCTCTTTCAAGGAGCAGTTGGATTCAGTAGCTAAGGAACAGAATCTAACTCTTGAGACCTATGATGCCAACAATGATGCAGGCACACAGGAACTTCAGATTGCTTCTACCCTGTCTAACCATCAGACTAAAATTATTAATCTGGTTCAGCCGGTAATTACGGACGAAGTTATAGAAAACTGTAAAAAGGAAGACAGTCGACTGGTTTTCTTTAACCGTCAACCTGATTTGAATATGCTCGATGGTTTTGCAAAAGCATGGTACGTAGAAGGTGATTCCATGCAGGCAGGTCAGCTGCAGGCAGAAATGGTTGACAACTATATCAAAAAGCATCCAGAAGTCGACAGAAACAAAGACGGCCGTATATCAACAATTTTATTAACAGGACCTCAGGATCATCAGGCTACATATCTTAGAACCACGACCGTAATTAATGAACTGTCTGGTAAATATAACAATATTGATATTAAAGCCAAGCTCAACGGAGAATTTGACAGTTTTAAGGCTAGAGGTGAACTCGAGAATTTTATAATCCACAATGGGGTAGATCAGGTTGAGCTGATCATCTGCAATAACGATGCTATGGCTTTAGGGGCTCTTTCAGTAATTAATAACGAAGGCTTCAATACTGGGGACAAGACCAAAAATTATATACCTGTATTCGGAATAGATGCCATTGAACCAGCCTTAAAGGCAATTGAAGAGAATAAGCTTGAAGGAACTCTAGTGAATGATACCAAAGAACAGGTTAAGGTTATTCTGAAACTTGCAACATCAAAGGAAACTGATAATAAAAAGCTAGAAAAAGAACTTAAGCTGAAAATCTCTAAAAACGGTACGGTTTATGTACCTTATACCAGAGTGATTAAAAAGAATTAG
- the coaBC gene encoding bifunctional phosphopantothenoylcysteine decarboxylase/phosphopantothenate--cysteine ligase CoaBC, which translates to MGTQVKDRKIILGVTGGIAAYKACILCRLLVKNGAQVFVVMTPAAAKLVGKETFEALSGHPVSIEIFDRTEDISHIALATNADMVIIAPATANTIAKIAAGMADNMLTAVTLAATCPVAVAPAMNTNMYNNPATQENLQTLIRRGIYVISPAEGELACGVSGTGRMKEPEDLFEDICAILSNRLENKTVQGQLENHQGRLPSPVKPLELTQTRLLPKAFGAGYKVVITAGPTVEDLDPVRFISNNSSGKMGYAIAQAAAAFGAEVTLISGPVNLDAPKGVRRIDVKSAVQMLHAVEDYIKSADIFIGCAAVADFRAETISPVKIKKSEEADTLTIKLVKNPDIVATVGKLESNRPFTVGFAAETNNLHDFARAKLEKKHLDMIVLNDVSNKAIGFNSDDNEVTVFDKDGQIAHFEKQPKPVIAQYLMELIFKSAKKKNS; encoded by the coding sequence ATGGGAACTCAGGTAAAAGATCGCAAGATTATTCTCGGAGTTACAGGTGGAATCGCTGCATATAAAGCATGTATCCTTTGCCGTCTTTTAGTTAAAAACGGCGCTCAGGTATTCGTGGTGATGACACCTGCCGCCGCAAAACTTGTCGGCAAGGAAACCTTTGAGGCACTGTCAGGCCATCCGGTTTCAATTGAAATCTTTGACAGAACAGAAGATATCTCTCATATTGCCCTGGCAACCAATGCCGATATGGTGATTATCGCACCTGCAACCGCAAATACCATTGCCAAAATTGCAGCAGGTATGGCAGACAATATGCTTACTGCAGTCACCCTTGCCGCTACATGTCCTGTAGCCGTTGCTCCTGCAATGAATACCAATATGTACAACAATCCAGCCACACAGGAAAACCTTCAGACTCTAATAAGACGTGGAATTTATGTAATCTCCCCTGCTGAAGGAGAACTTGCCTGCGGTGTAAGCGGCACCGGAAGAATGAAAGAGCCAGAGGATCTGTTTGAGGATATCTGTGCAATTCTTTCCAACAGACTAGAGAACAAGACTGTTCAGGGCCAGCTTGAGAATCATCAGGGCAGACTGCCTTCCCCTGTTAAGCCATTAGAGCTAACCCAGACCAGACTTCTTCCAAAAGCCTTTGGTGCAGGTTATAAGGTTGTAATAACTGCAGGACCAACTGTTGAAGATCTTGATCCTGTACGTTTCATCTCCAACAACTCATCAGGAAAAATGGGCTATGCTATCGCTCAGGCTGCTGCTGCCTTCGGTGCCGAGGTAACTCTGATCTCAGGTCCTGTAAACCTTGATGCTCCTAAGGGAGTTCGCAGGATTGATGTTAAGAGTGCAGTCCAGATGCTGCATGCTGTTGAGGATTACATTAAATCAGCTGATATCTTCATCGGCTGTGCGGCTGTTGCTGATTTCAGAGCAGAGACAATCTCTCCGGTTAAAATCAAGAAATCAGAGGAGGCCGATACTCTGACCATCAAACTGGTTAAGAATCCTGATATTGTTGCAACTGTCGGTAAACTTGAATCCAACAGACCATTTACTGTAGGATTTGCAGCCGAAACCAATAATCTTCATGATTTTGCCCGTGCAAAACTAGAAAAGAAGCATCTTGATATGATTGTTCTCAATGATGTTTCCAATAAGGCTATTGGATTTAACAGTGATGATAACGAGGTTACTGTATTTGATAAAGACGGCCAGATTGCTCACTTTGAGAAACAGCCAAAACCTGTTATCGCGCAATATCTGATGGAATTAATCTTTAAATCAGCAAAAAAGAAAAACAGTTAA
- the dut gene encoding dUTP diphosphatase codes for MLNIKVKILDKRLGKDFPLPGYETPMSAGMDLRAMEKEDFILNPGEVRLVSSGIAMHIADKNVTALIVPRSGLGYKHGIVLSNLTGVIDADYQGPLMMPLWNHSDKPFKISVGDRVAQMLFVPVLHANFEVTEEFEETSERGEEGFGSTGKN; via the coding sequence ATGCTAAATATAAAAGTTAAGATTCTAGATAAAAGGTTAGGAAAGGATTTCCCTCTTCCAGGTTATGAAACTCCAATGTCTGCCGGCATGGATTTAAGAGCTATGGAAAAGGAGGATTTCATCCTGAATCCAGGAGAGGTGAGACTTGTCAGCAGCGGAATTGCCATGCATATTGCAGACAAGAACGTTACTGCGCTTATCGTCCCACGTTCAGGTCTTGGCTACAAGCATGGAATCGTACTTTCAAATCTTACCGGAGTAATTGATGCAGACTATCAGGGACCACTGATGATGCCTCTGTGGAATCACTCTGACAAGCCATTTAAGATCAGTGTAGGCGACAGAGTAGCTCAGATGCTTTTCGTGCCTGTACTACACGCAAACTTCGAAGTTACCGAGGAGTTTGAAGAAACCTCCGAACGTGGCGAAGAAGGATTTGGGTCAACCGGAAAGAACTAG
- a CDS encoding ornithine carbamoyltransferase — protein sequence MRHLLTGFEFSQEDYWDIINTAIDMKKDPKKYDRVLAGRSGAIMFEKPSLRTRTTFELAFFRLGGHGVYLDLQNGELGKRETIADYSRNLCRWVDCLVGRVFSQNTLTELAKYGSVPVINALSDLYHPAQAMADYMTVYEHLGKVKGVNVAYVGDGNNVTNSLLVAGSILGANVTCFCPENCSPDAAVFIKAQEIAAKNGCKLAVENDISKLRNFDVVYTDTWVSMGDNTPLDTVKKKYMPYQVNSSLVEQSGAQIVMHCLPAHRGYEITDEVMDGEKSVVFDEAENRLHIHMSVLSKLINA from the coding sequence ATGCGTCATCTTTTAACTGGCTTTGAATTTAGCCAAGAAGATTATTGGGACATTATTAATACCGCTATAGATATGAAAAAGGATCCAAAGAAATACGACCGGGTATTAGCTGGTCGGAGCGGTGCAATAATGTTCGAAAAGCCATCACTAAGAACAAGAACAACATTTGAGCTTGCTTTCTTCAGACTTGGCGGTCACGGTGTTTATCTTGACCTTCAGAACGGTGAGCTTGGAAAGAGAGAAACCATTGCAGATTATTCACGTAATCTATGCCGCTGGGTAGACTGCCTTGTTGGCAGAGTATTCTCCCAGAATACACTTACTGAGCTTGCAAAGTATGGTTCAGTACCAGTTATCAATGCTCTTTCTGATTTATATCATCCTGCTCAGGCAATGGCAGACTATATGACTGTCTATGAGCATTTAGGTAAGGTAAAGGGTGTTAATGTTGCTTATGTGGGTGATGGTAACAATGTAACCAATTCACTTTTGGTTGCAGGTTCAATATTAGGTGCAAATGTTACCTGTTTCTGCCCTGAAAACTGCAGCCCTGATGCAGCAGTATTTATAAAGGCTCAGGAAATTGCAGCTAAGAACGGATGCAAACTTGCTGTTGAAAACGATATCAGCAAGTTGCGTAACTTCGATGTTGTATATACCGATACATGGGTTTCAATGGGTGATAACACTCCTCTTGATACTGTAAAGAAGAAGTACATGCCTTATCAGGTTAATTCTTCTTTAGTTGAGCAGTCCGGTGCTCAGATTGTAATGCACTGTCTGCCTGCCCATAGAGGATATGAGATTACCGATGAAGTTATGGACGGAGAAAAATCAGTTGTATTTGATGAGGCTGAAAACCGTCTGCACATCCATATGTCTGTACTTTCTAAACTGATTAACGCTTAA
- the nudE gene encoding ADP compounds hydrolase NudE, translating to MDLSALEKPVPKILDRRRNKVSRFFTVDELDLEFSNNTRRTYERLSGGNGAILAVPFDGNDFYLTSEYACGFERYELGFVKGKIDAGEDAATACNRELEEEIGFGAKNIVLLRREMTVAPGMLQLRMFTYLCTDLYPKILVGDEPEPIAIVKVSPAEAKDLIFDVDSPLTESRAIACLTLAMRKLNYL from the coding sequence ATGGATCTTTCTGCATTAGAAAAGCCTGTTCCTAAGATTCTTGATAGACGCAGAAACAAGGTATCAAGATTCTTTACAGTTGATGAGCTTGATCTGGAGTTTTCAAACAATACCCGCAGAACCTATGAAAGATTAAGCGGTGGAAACGGAGCAATTCTTGCTGTTCCTTTTGATGGAAATGATTTTTATCTTACCTCGGAATATGCCTGTGGCTTCGAGCGTTATGAGCTAGGTTTTGTTAAAGGGAAAATTGATGCCGGAGAGGATGCGGCAACAGCCTGCAACCGCGAGCTTGAAGAGGAAATAGGCTTCGGAGCAAAAAATATCGTTCTTCTGCGCAGGGAAATGACAGTGGCCCCTGGTATGCTTCAGCTTAGGATGTTTACCTATCTGTGTACCGACCTCTATCCTAAGATTCTTGTAGGTGATGAACCTGAACCTATTGCCATTGTAAAAGTCTCTCCTGCCGAAGCAAAGGATCTGATTTTTGATGTTGATTCTCCTCTGACGGAATCAAGAGCAATTGCCTGTCTAACTCTCGCCATGAGAAAACTCAACTACCTCTAG
- a CDS encoding alpha/beta fold hydrolase codes for MKRIKDAFINTETLRKDREMLEKFYLSNVENLSFTNPEGYELTASRLIVDDPVESLVIIPGRGEIAHKYCELFYTLSKLKVACVVIFARGQGSSTRVLPDRQKYHIEHFEDYAKDVTFVLDKLNIKDYNLLAFSLGGLISLDILKNHENKPKRISLIAPYLWPYFKLSKANFYFFISLLDFLPFTSHMYTPHGSEYKRLEFEGNHHSHDPERFNYYHDYFVKHPVYTIGGPTFHFVKEAMKKQLEMFKDKFEFTIPVFCQSAGDDKVVSTKEAQRFFEKHANDPVPPKFEVIENAYHDIINESDEFRIKSLTKALDFLFKN; via the coding sequence ATGAAAAGAATCAAAGACGCCTTCATCAATACCGAAACTCTCAGGAAAGACAGAGAAATGCTTGAGAAGTTTTACCTGTCCAATGTCGAAAACCTCTCCTTTACCAATCCTGAAGGTTATGAACTAACAGCATCAAGACTGATTGTTGATGATCCAGTTGAAAGTCTGGTGATCATTCCCGGCAGAGGAGAAATCGCCCACAAATACTGTGAGCTGTTTTATACGCTTTCAAAACTTAAGGTAGCCTGCGTGGTTATCTTTGCAAGAGGACAGGGCAGTTCCACCCGTGTATTACCCGACCGTCAGAAATATCATATTGAGCATTTTGAGGATTACGCCAAGGATGTAACCTTTGTACTTGATAAACTGAATATAAAGGATTACAACCTGCTGGCTTTCTCACTTGGCGGATTGATTTCCCTGGATATTCTGAAGAATCATGAAAACAAACCAAAAAGAATATCTCTGATTGCGCCTTATCTATGGCCTTATTTCAAGCTATCCAAGGCAAATTTCTATTTCTTCATCTCCCTACTGGATTTTCTTCCATTTACCAGTCATATGTATACACCTCATGGCTCTGAATACAAGCGACTGGAGTTTGAAGGCAACCATCATTCACATGATCCTGAGCGCTTTAACTATTACCATGATTATTTTGTTAAGCATCCGGTTTACACTATCGGCGGACCAACCTTCCATTTTGTAAAGGAAGCCATGAAGAAACAGCTGGAGATGTTTAAAGACAAGTTTGAGTTTACCATTCCTGTTTTCTGTCAGAGTGCAGGGGATGACAAGGTTGTTTCAACCAAAGAAGCACAAAGATTCTTTGAGAAACACGCAAATGATCCTGTGCCACCTAAATTTGAAGTAATTGAGAATGCTTATCACGATATTATTAACGAAAGTGACGAATTTAGGATAAAATCTCTAACCAAAGCTTTAGATTTTTTATTCAAAAATTAG
- a CDS encoding CobW family GTP-binding protein, producing the protein MSDNAENPAINDENKIPVNIITGFLGSGKTTLLNHWVNSEDFKDTLVLINEFGDVGLDHELVESVDSSVVLLQSGCICCSLQGALVDSLATNYIKAQRGEIPQFKRVIIETTGLADPSGVIGTLNGDDFLLDHYYHDGTVTVLDGMFVRDQLKKQYEAVKQIALADIVIVSKTDLIESDELDAIYEITAKINPAAKVFPAVKGNISPKILFDIGPYKNADQAFDKKVTSWLNFKSPNLASSIRPATVNSTIGVSKPKIIAHSDIDSFCMEFDEPIEALALLSGISTVQEQYGDSILRIKGIIDLKDQEKPIVIHGVQGNLYPLSELHSWPNGERRSQLVFICRASVMEQIEHMFKQIMENPDSAAISYYQQMIDGIERADDY; encoded by the coding sequence ATGTCAGATAATGCAGAGAATCCTGCAATCAATGACGAGAATAAAATTCCCGTTAATATCATTACAGGTTTTTTAGGAAGCGGTAAGACAACTTTATTAAATCACTGGGTAAATTCAGAAGACTTCAAAGATACTCTGGTTCTAATCAATGAATTCGGAGATGTCGGTCTTGATCATGAGCTGGTTGAATCTGTTGATTCCTCAGTTGTTCTGCTACAGTCAGGCTGTATCTGCTGCTCACTTCAGGGCGCACTTGTAGACTCTCTTGCCACCAACTACATCAAAGCTCAGCGAGGAGAAATTCCTCAATTCAAACGAGTAATCATCGAGACCACAGGTCTTGCTGATCCATCTGGAGTTATCGGAACTCTAAACGGAGACGACTTCCTCTTAGACCATTACTATCACGATGGTACCGTTACCGTTCTTGACGGTATGTTTGTCCGTGATCAGTTAAAAAAGCAGTACGAGGCAGTTAAACAGATTGCTCTTGCTGATATTGTCATTGTAAGTAAGACTGATCTAATCGAATCAGACGAGCTTGATGCCATCTATGAGATTACTGCCAAGATTAATCCTGCAGCCAAGGTATTTCCAGCTGTTAAAGGTAATATTTCTCCTAAGATCCTATTTGATATCGGACCTTACAAGAATGCGGATCAGGCATTTGACAAAAAGGTTACCTCCTGGCTGAACTTCAAGTCACCAAATCTGGCCTCCTCAATCAGACCAGCAACTGTAAACTCTACAATTGGTGTATCCAAGCCAAAGATTATCGCTCATTCAGATATTGATTCCTTCTGTATGGAGTTTGATGAGCCAATCGAAGCACTGGCCCTGCTTTCAGGCATCAGCACTGTTCAGGAACAGTATGGTGACTCCATCTTAAGAATCAAGGGCATCATTGATCTTAAGGACCAGGAGAAACCAATTGTGATCCATGGTGTTCAGGGCAATCTGTACCCTCTCTCAGAGCTTCACAGCTGGCCTAATGGAGAAAGACGCTCACAGCTTGTATTTATCTGCAGAGCAAGCGTTATGGAGCAGATTGAACATATGTTCAAGCAGATTATGGAGAATCCAGATTCTGCTGCAATTTCCTATTATCAGCAGATGATAGACGGGATTGAAAGAGCGGATGATTATTAA
- the rpmB gene encoding 50S ribosomal protein L28: MSRVCQVTGKRPAVGNHRSHAKNAAKRRFLPNLKYHRFWVESEGRFVRLRVTTKAMRIIDKCGIDSVLADMRANGVRV; this comes from the coding sequence ATGTCCAGAGTTTGCCAAGTTACGGGCAAGCGCCCAGCAGTGGGTAACCACCGTTCCCACGCAAAGAATGCGGCTAAGCGTCGTTTTCTACCTAACTTAAAGTATCACCGTTTCTGGGTTGAGAGTGAAGGCCGCTTCGTAAGACTGCGTGTCACCACTAAGGCTATGCGTATTATTGACAAGTGCGGTATCGATTCTGTTCTTGCTGATATGCGTGCAAACGGCGTTAGAGTTTAA
- a CDS encoding argininosuccinate synthase: MLKHENKQYKKVVLAYSGGLDTSTIVPWLKENYGCEVVCFVADVGQEREDLEGIEQKAKQSGASKCIIKDLREEFVKDYVFEMMKTGALYEGEYLLGTAIARPIIAKAMVDCALEEGADAVAHGATGKGNDQVRFEAAVAALAPQLDVIAPWRIWDLQSREELLAYLNERNIPCKTTLKKIYSRDANCLHISTEGGELENTWNAPTENVWVWTTSPEKAPDTPETFELTIEKGIVTQINGKSMTPFEVISELNERGARNGVGRIDLTENRLVGMKSRGCYETPGGTIIYKALRAIEQLVLDKSTRVFREHLAVEFAQLVYDGRWFTRLREILQAAADECAKEVNGKVVLKLYKGNIDIIQKDSPNSLFNFDFVTFGADQVYSQADGDGFIRLYTLPSRIRAINEAARKK; encoded by the coding sequence ATGTTAAAACATGAAAACAAACAGTATAAAAAAGTTGTTCTTGCTTATTCTGGTGGTCTTGATACTTCAACCATCGTGCCTTGGTTAAAGGAGAACTACGGCTGTGAGGTTGTATGTTTCGTAGCTGATGTCGGCCAGGAGCGTGAAGATCTTGAAGGTATCGAGCAGAAGGCAAAGCAGTCTGGTGCTTCTAAGTGCATTATCAAGGATTTAAGAGAAGAATTCGTTAAAGACTATGTCTTTGAGATGATGAAGACTGGTGCTTTATATGAGGGTGAATATCTGTTAGGTACAGCTATTGCCCGTCCTATCATTGCAAAGGCTATGGTTGATTGTGCTCTAGAGGAAGGTGCTGATGCTGTTGCTCACGGTGCTACCGGTAAGGGTAATGATCAGGTTCGTTTCGAAGCTGCTGTTGCTGCCCTGGCACCTCAGCTGGATGTTATCGCTCCTTGGAGAATCTGGGATCTGCAGTCACGTGAGGAATTACTGGCTTACTTAAATGAGCGCAACATTCCTTGCAAGACCACTTTAAAGAAGATCTACAGCCGTGATGCAAACTGCCTACACATTTCAACTGAGGGTGGCGAGCTGGAGAACACCTGGAATGCTCCAACCGAGAATGTATGGGTATGGACAACCTCTCCAGAGAAGGCACCTGATACTCCAGAAACCTTTGAGCTGACCATTGAGAAGGGTATTGTTACTCAGATTAATGGCAAGAGCATGACCCCATTTGAGGTTATCTCAGAGCTGAATGAAAGAGGTGCAAGAAATGGTGTCGGCCGTATTGATTTAACTGAGAACAGACTTGTTGGTATGAAATCTCGCGGCTGTTATGAAACCCCAGGCGGAACCATTATCTACAAGGCTTTAAGAGCTATTGAGCAGCTGGTTTTAGACAAGTCAACCAGAGTATTCCGTGAGCATTTAGCTGTTGAGTTTGCTCAGCTTGTATACGACGGCAGATGGTTCACCCGTCTGAGAGAAATTCTGCAGGCTGCTGCTGATGAGTGTGCTAAAGAAGTTAATGGTAAGGTTGTGCTGAAGCTTTACAAGGGTAACATTGATATTATCCAGAAGGATTCTCCAAACAGCCTGTTCAACTTTGACTTCGTAACATTCGGTGCAGATCAGGTATACAGCCAGGCTGACGGTGACGGCTTCATCCGTCTATATACATTACCAAGCAGAATTCGTGCTATTAACGAAGCTGCCAGAAAGAAATAA
- a CDS encoding outer membrane beta-barrel protein: MKTKLLALAVACATASFAANAAVSDTFSVGGAAGYVRGFDHNFDGADFEKEGYGFKLNGEYNFTNWFGLGAGYDYTGKQHITSDDNRSGYHSNIAEVYGRFAYPLDNTGSDVFFKVGPTANWSSVFGETHHKLGFVAGVGAQYALNDNLAIRGGYDFFYRNMKRDGARVDNGMFYVGVQYTFGAKKAAPAPVAPAQKTVRVTENHTLDAGILFPFDGSNLSAEGKQAVAEVVNSSSNLQNTEFEVYGYTDRIGSDAYNNKLSQKRADAVAAELQNNGVTTLKASEGRGKSNPVTGDKCNSVQGRKALIDCLAADRRVEVVVTGDTTKVEKQ, encoded by the coding sequence ATGAAGACTAAGTTATTAGCTTTAGCTGTTGCTTGTGCAACTGCTTCTTTCGCAGCAAACGCTGCTGTTAGCGATACTTTCAGTGTTGGTGGTGCTGCTGGCTATGTTCGTGGTTTTGACCACAACTTTGATGGTGCTGACTTCGAGAAGGAAGGCTACGGCTTTAAGCTAAACGGTGAATACAACTTCACTAACTGGTTCGGTTTAGGTGCTGGCTATGATTACACTGGAAAGCAGCACATTACCTCTGATGATAACAGATCTGGCTACCACAGCAATATCGCTGAAGTTTACGGCAGATTCGCTTATCCTCTAGACAACACCGGTTCAGATGTTTTCTTCAAGGTTGGTCCTACTGCTAACTGGTCATCAGTTTTCGGTGAGACTCACCACAAGCTAGGATTTGTAGCAGGTGTTGGTGCTCAGTATGCATTAAACGACAACCTTGCTATCCGTGGCGGTTATGATTTCTTCTACAGAAACATGAAGCGTGATGGCGCTCGTGTTGACAACGGTATGTTCTACGTTGGCGTACAGTACACCTTCGGTGCTAAGAAGGCTGCTCCTGCTCCTGTAGCTCCAGCTCAGAAGACTGTTCGTGTAACTGAGAACCACACCTTAGACGCTGGTATCCTATTCCCATTCGATGGTTCAAACCTATCAGCTGAAGGCAAGCAGGCTGTTGCTGAGGTTGTAAATTCTTCAAGCAACCTACAGAACACCGAGTTCGAAGTTTACGGTTACACTGACCGTATCGGTTCAGACGCTTACAACAACAAGCTATCTCAGAAGCGTGCTGACGCAGTTGCTGCTGAATTACAGAACAACGGCGTAACCACTCTGAAGGCATCAGAGGGTCGTGGTAAGTCAAATCCTGTAACTGGTGACAAGTGCAACTCAGTACAGGGCCGCAAGGCACTTATCGACTGCCTAGCAGCTGACCGTCGTGTAGAGGTTGTTGTTACTGGCGATACCACCAAGGTTGAGAAGCAGTAA